In Capsicum annuum cultivar UCD-10X-F1 chromosome 8, UCD10Xv1.1, whole genome shotgun sequence, the genomic window TTGTACTTTTCTTGGCACTTTCTCGTATTGCTCTGTCACCAGATTCTGTTATTCCTTCCTGCAATTTGGTAAAGCAGTTTGGAAACAGTTCTTTCACTTTTGCTTCTTTTGAATCTATAAGTGGAGGGCTTGCAAACCTCATATGGACCTCTTTAGCACCTGCTTCCTTTAACAGCCTCACAATCTTTGACGATGTCGTCCCTCTGATGATTGAATCATCCACAACTACCACTATTTTCCCTTCCAATACTTCCTTAATCGGTGAGAGCCTAAGATTCACCCCAAAATCCCTAATCTTTTGGGATGGCTCGATAAATATCCTGCCAATATAGTGTGACCTTATTAAGCCTTATTGATATGGTACCCCTGATTTGGCTACATATCCAAGTGCTGCTATAACACCTGAATTGGGTACTGCTATCACAATATTATAACCCTCTACAGGGGATTCTATCACAAGAATTTCCCCAAAAGTATGTCTAGACTCGTATACAGACTTTCCAAATACTATTGAATTGTCCTGGACAAAGTAAATGTGCTCAAAGATGCAAGATTTAGGCTCAGGGATATAAGGCCTCAGGAGATACATTGATTGAGGTTGTTTACTGATATCTACTAGCACCATCTTTGGGTTTGTTTCATTAAACGAAACTTACGAAAGCATGACAAAGGTTATTATGTGGTTTATGGTTTTAATTCTTGCGTGTATATTTTGGGATTGAGGTTGCAAGTTTGAATCTAGCTTTAGTGTTTAATAAGCAAATGTATTTGTTATTACCATTAGTTAGTTGTTTCTTTCTATAAGTCAGTAACCAAACATGACAGATACAAATTGCAATCCTAAATAATTGAGAGGAGGTATCctctattaaaataatttatcagAATAAATTGAATGTATAGTCTTGAACATAATTAGTTCTTGTCAATTCAAACTTCGGGGTACGATCTTGGAGTTTAACTTGTAAAAATTCTAACAAAGCAACAAAGTATAATACTATCACTTACAGTAAAGTAAAATTATTAAAGTAATCCATAAGACACATCCCAAGGATCAAACTTTGTTTACCTACTTTGATATTTTTGTCAAAAACTGACTACAAATCTACAATACAAACTGAAAAGGATGTCAAAACATTACATTAATGAACAAAATTGATTAAACAAGTTTTGATTTAGTACTATAGGGATATAAATACTGCAGTATTAGTAGCTTTAACCTATACAGGAACATGACAAGTGATTGGggacaaaagagaaaaaaaactcaTCCTCATGTTACACGCGCAGGAGTTGTGAAGTATTCAACAAATTGTTTTAGCTCCATTAACTAAACATATAAGGGTATCAAAATTATATACAAATTTCATAGAACTCAAACTCCAGACATGGTCCTGAAGTTTCATTATAGCGGCTGGACTTGTATAAATTCGAACTCCAGTACATGGACTTGGAGTTTCATTTGCAACACTTCAAATTAAAGGAATATTTCTGGAGTTAATGTTGCTATTTTTCAATTACCTTTGCCGCATTTTAAGATGTGGGTGATCTTTCAACTAAGTTGAAAATGCTGGCTATATTTCAGTTGACAATCCTAAATATGGCGACCTGTTTTACCTTTTTGTCTGTGGAAGGGCTCAAACCCATGACCTGTGCCTAACTCACACATCACAAACTGCATTCTTACCATTAAAACGAAGTCCTATGGATCTCTCAAGGTTTGTTTCTCTGGGTTCTGGATTGGCTTTAAATCACTTTAACTTTTATGTAGTAGTCATTGTGTATTAGATCTAGTTTAATGGGAAAGACAAATCCTTTTCTATTGGATTACAATAGAGAGGTTAAACAAAGAGTCTGCGGAAAAATTGAACTCCCTGCAAGagattaatttttctttcataatttatttatctcttttctaaaattttgcaggAATACTTAAATGGGGGAAAAGAGGCAACTTTTCTTGAGGTCTGTGAAGAGACGCATAAGAAGAAAAAGGACAACACAAGTGAAGAGTGGATCGAAACGCGTGCTAAGaatgcatatgtaagataataattCTTACATACATTGTTTTCTTATTACTCAACTTAGCTCGTTTACATATtgacaaattataatttttctttcaggaaggaTTTCAGAAAAGCATAGAAGATTGGCGTCAAACCCAACCTACTTCAGAGGATAgtaccatggtccaaccatcacCTGCAAATATGATTAACATGTGGACAACTGTGGTAGGTGGTCTAAAGAAAGGTAGAACCTACGGGTGTGGGGTTCTCCAATCCTCGAGTAGTCCTTCGTTGTTTCCCAATTCTTCTACTTTACAAACTATTGAAGAAATGGAAGCGACGAAAAAGCAAATTGTAGAGTTGACGCAACAGTGTGCAGCTAATGATGTTAAGTTTGCCAAGTTTGTTAAATTTGAGGAGTTGGTCAAGAAGCACATGCCTCAAGTATTTGATGATAAGGAAGGGAGTGAACCTGATGATAATTAGCTTATAGTTGTTGGTTCTTGTTTTTGATTAGACTTAAAGTTCTCTTGggatgtttaaactatttgactCGATGTTTGTTTTGAATTGTGACATTATTTAGACTTAAAGTTTTCTTCGGATGTTTGAACTATTTGACTCGAagtttattttggatatttcaaagtggttgaatttttaaattttgattgtgtTTGTAATTTTCAGATCATATTGTGTAAAATACATTAAGTATATTGTTATTGTTTGTAATATGAGAGCTGTAAACTAATAAAAGAGCATGTCGCTggcaaaacaaaagaaattttcaactacagtagtcggaatagtAAAGacgtttttaaaaaaaattaagatttctaACGACacatattagaaataaaattaaacaatttaATATACTGACAATAGTAGtcgaaaaaattattttatttctatccgaccacagtaatcaaaaagattttatttattaaataattatttattaactttttgactacagtagtcggaataattataattattaaataattatttattaactttTCGACTACATAAtccaaataattataattattaaataattatttattatctttccAACTACAATAGTTGGAATagttataattattaaataattatttttaattagtttattaatatTCTGACTGCACTAATCAGaatcataatttttaattgatcattttataatttacagTTTGCGACTACACTTGTCGGAACTTTTCGATTATCatagtcaaaaataatttttcgacAAGCTGTTTGTTGTTTACCCTGAAACAGTCAGAAGATCGTTGGAGATATCTTATTTTCTAACTACATTCCGAGTACTTTGGCATCACAAAAAATCGAATTTCTAGTAGTGATTGATCGgactacttttgaaaaatcttagACCGTCGCACAACCAAGATTGTTTGAAACTCAATGAAGCGGAAGTTTAGAGGAAATTTGAAGGtaaaaaaatttcttcttaaCTCATTAAGAAGAGAGTTTGAGAATCTAGCAATAAAGAGGGATGAAATCATCACTAAGTATTTCGCAAGAGTGATGATGGTATTAAATACGATGAGGAGCAATGGAGAAGATATGCTTGACAGGAAAATTGTTGAAAAGGCTCTTCGAACTCTAACTGACAAGTTCACATATGTTGTAGTATCCATCGAAGAATCAAAAGATACTGATAACATGTCTATCGATGAACTACAAAGTTCATTAGTGGTGCATGAACAAAAATTCCACCGACCAAGAAATGATGATGAGGAACAAGCTCTGAAAGTAGAAGGTCACTCAGGAACAAACAATATAGAGAGAGCACCTTATAGAAGAAGGGGAcgaggaagagaaagaggaagaacaACTTTCAACAAAGTAACTGTTGAATGTCATAAATTCCATGACTTAGGACATTTTCAGTATGAATGTCCAAAGTTGTACAAGGAAGTAAATTatgcagaagaagaagaagaagaagagttgttgTTAATGGCCTATATAGAACAACATGAAGCAAAGAGAAGCGATTCATGGTTCTTAAATTTTGGATGCTCAAATCATATATGTGGAAATCAAGGACTGTTTTTAAGCTTGGACACAACTTTCTCTCACACTGTCAAGCTTGGAAATAATACAAGAATAAAGGTTATTgcaaaagaaattgtgaaattatTCTTGCAGAGAATTTGTTATTCTGTTGGTGATGTATATCGGGTTCCTGAACTCACAAATAATCTCTTGAGCAATGGGCAACTTCAAGAAAAAGGATTAGCTGTGTTATTTAAAGATGGTGTTTTCAGTGTTTATCATCCACAGAGAGGAAATATGGCAAAATCCATTATGAGTTCAAATCGAATGTTTATTTGCTTGCtgagcacttatccacaaatATTGCATCAAGATGTCTCCAAATTAATAATATGGATAATTCAACTTTATGGCACTACCGTTATGGCCATCTTAGTTACAAAGGCATGCGCACCTTGAAATACAAATATATGGTGAAAGGTTTGCCATAAATTGTAGCACCAAATACCACTTGCAAGGCATGCATGAAAGGCAAACAACATCGAACTCCCATTTTTACAAGGAGTCAGTAGAGAGCAATTGAAAAATTAGGTCTCATTCATGCAGATCTTTGTGGTCCTATTACACCAGCTTCAAGCAGCTTGAAAAGGTACTTATTGTGttttatagataatttttctAGGAAAGCAtggactttttttcttttaaaaaaatcagaAGCATTGTATcactttaaatatttcaaatcacGCATGGAAAAGGAAATTGGGATAACCATTAATTGCTTAAGAACAGATAGATGAGAAGAATTTAATTCTACAGAATTCAATGATTTTTCCAAAAAACATGGAGTGAGGAGACAATTGACCACAACCTatactccacaacaaaatggaatGGCAAAATGCAAGAATCATACAATGATGAACTTAGTGAGAGCTATGTTGATAGAGAAGAAAGTACCTAAGATTTTTTGGCCAGAAGCAATTAGGTGGACGATTCACGTCTTGAATCGATCACCTACCCTAGCCATAAAGGATATGACCCTAAAAGAGGCATGAAGTGAAGAGAAGCCATCAGTTGATTATTTTTGAGTGTTCGAATGCATGGGACATATTCATATTCCAATGCTAGGAGAACCAAACTTGAAGATAAAAGTGTGAGTTATGTTCTATTCAGGGTTAGTGGTGAATCCAAAGGGTACAAAATGTTTGATCTAATTTCTAAAAGAATTATAGTTAGCCGTGAtataatttttgaagaagattgtaCGTGGGATTAGAATGCAAATTCTGAAGGAGAACAACTGATGGAATTACATTGGGGAGACAACACTGAAGAAGAGAGCAAAGCTCAAGAAAGAGAAGTCTCAAAAGCTGACATAAATTCACCAATCAAAAATAACTCATTAACTGCTGCTCTAGAGCTAGTAGTAAAGGAGAGTAGAAATTGACGTCCACCCATGTGGTCGGCATATTATACTTTCAGTGAAGATTTATTTAAAGAAGATGAAGCAAACATTGCTTTTTTAATGATATCAGATCCTACAAGCTTTGAAGAAGCTGTCAAAATCCTAAATTAAAAACTAGCCATGGATGAAGAAATCAAATCCAATGAAAGAAATCAGACCTGGTGCTTGATGGAACTACCTGCCGATGCaaagaaaataagattaaaatGGGTTTAtaaaacaaagctaaataagcTTGGTAAAATTGACAAATACAAAGCGGGATTGGTGGTTAAAGGCTATACTCAGGAATATGGGATTGATTATACTGAAGATTTTGCACCTATGGCTAGAATGAATACAGTAAGAATGATCATAGCCTTTGCGGCTCAAAGGGGTTTAAAATTGTATCAATTAGATGTCCAATCGGCTTTTCTATATGGTGAGTTAAAGAAAGATGTTTTTGTAGAACAACCAAAAGGTTATTGAAAAAAAAGGAAGTGAACAACTGGTGTATAAGCTACAAAAGGCACTTTATGAACTAAAACAAACACCTAGAGCTTGGTTTAGTTGCATAGAGTCCAATTTCATCAAGGAAGGATTCAAAAGAATCTCCAGTGAGCAAACTCTCTTTGTTACAAGAAAGGGTGGTAAAATTTTCATTGTGAgtatttatgttgatgatctttTATTTATCAGTGATGATGAAgagatgttgggtgaatttaaaTGTTCCATGAAAAAGGAGTTTGATATGATAGACTTAGGTCAGATGATGTTCTTTCTTGAAATTGAGGTAATACAAAGACCTGATGGTGTCTTCATATGCCAAAGAAAGTATGCAACTGAAGTTTTAAGCCGATTtggaataaaaaattataattcagtTTGTAATCTTGTCATTTTAGGACAAAAGCTTGGAAAAGATAAAGATGGCATAAAGGTGGATACAACTCAATACAAGTAGATAATAGGGAGTCTGATGTATCTCACAACCACTCGTCCTGATCTTATGTTTGTTTTAAGTCTTATTAGTCGATTTATGACATATCCAATACAATAAACTTTGCAGCAGCAAAAAGAGTATTAAGGTACTTAAAAAGTACTGTGAACTATGGTGTGTTTTACAAAATGGGGCGGGCTAGTGAGCTGATTAGATTCACTGATAGTGACTATGCTGGTGACATGGATGATTGCAAGAGTACTTCAGGCTACGTGCTTATGATGAGTGGAGGAGCAATAGCTTGGTCATCCCGAAAGCAACCTATCATTACCTTGTCAACTGAGGATGAGTTTGTTGCAGCTGTTGCATGTACTTGTCAAGCTATTTGGACGAGGATGATCCTAAAAGAAATTGATCATTTGCAGATAGCTGGTACAAAGTTAATGCGTGATAATGCTTCAACTATTAAGCAGTCCAAGAGTCAGATTTTACATGGTCGTTCTAAGAACATAAGGGTAAGATTTCATTTCTTAAGGGATCATACTAGAGAAAGCGTTGTTAACTTATTATTTTGTGGCACTTAAGATCAACTTGCAGACTACTTGACAAAACCTCCCAAAGTGGAAGCATTTCAGAAATTGCGTGAAGAGCTTGGCATGTGCACAAGTTCAAATTTGAACTAATTCTTGACAAGAGGAACCAGTTCAAGGGAGGGATTGTTAGTAGACTTTGAATTGGTCAAGGATTATTGCATGAAGTCCTATTCTTTTGAGTTGTTAGacgttttttatttttccattatcTAAACTACTTAGCAGTTTTTTGTGGTCTATTATTTCTCTTCTTGTTAAGTATAGGTTTATTTTAAGTCAAGAGTAAGCTCAATAAAACTATCACTTAAAAATTCTAATTGTTTGTGTTTCTCTTTTCAGCTATCTTTGCTGTATATCCTTACAACTATTTATGATTTTACatcatataaagaaaaagatatccCAGTATCAAAATGGTTTTATTCCTTTCCAAAATTAATAATGTTTAttactatatttgattttacgttattttcttaaaaagataCAGTATCAAAATGTTTTTATTCCTtcccaaaattcaaatatttactGCTATACCTATTTTATAAGTTTTATATGGtcaaatttaatttatgttatctTTTAATAGCGCCTATTacaagaaagaaaggaaaataatataaaagtcaTCAACTTAagtttaatatattaattaattataaatgtttaattaaaaaatgacatATATTCATATCAATTAACTTTTAACTTATTTTGACATTTCATATGCTTCCAATAGAGTGGGGGAAGTATGCCAAAAAGGctcttttgaaaattatttagccATTTAgacaaaagtttttaaaaatttgtcaTATACCCTATTTAGTCCACATCATTACAAACATTTTCAACTCAATAAATTCACCCACAAATTTTGTAATACGACACTTTAACCCAATATTTCAAACTTAATAAATTCATctacaagtttctaataatataGTTCAActcactccatcatccaccattatataatacaaaaatatctaggtttctaaaaatattaaaaaaaataattcaaaagctTAAAATAGAAGGTGATTCTTTCCCTCCAAAAAACTCTGATTCTAACATATTTTTCGGCGATCATCTCTAAATCaatccacaaacatcataagcttgtccattgccTCCATTATTACCCCATTTATTTGTTATCTTATCAAACACACTtttcaccattgttaaaaagctttaaatcactcacattactcaaaaactctttagaaagtacattacagTAGCTTAGGCGACttcaagtttatttttttattccataaacccaacgatCGTTGCTTAGAAGTAATATTTGTAATTTTAAGTTTTTGGACAGACATCTGCCCAGTCATTAATCAGTCATCGTCAATCATCGACCGTGCATACATCCCGACATAGACCCTCAGCATAATCTATCATTGaccaaagcttaattctaggatatTTATTGCAGAATTTATTCTGGTTTCTGTTGATTTCATGTGAGAATGAGAGGAGACTCCCAAATGTTGGAAATGACAATCTTTTACTAAGCTGACATTGCCCATTGCGGTTTGTCGCAACAGTTCATATGATGATTTGGTTGCAAGCGTAATGGAGAGTGAGGTTCTAGATTGCGCACCAAgcgacgtggtgattagttatctaatgtatttaagggaaaaagtgcatcctacgatcataaataatgataaacGTGTGTCGTTGTACATGGTGGATGTTGATGactttaggcctattttaaggataaatataGTTGAGGAGGCCCTTTAAAGAACCGTTGAATTCATCACCACCCCCATCTAAGCGCCCGACAGTCGATGAGGATTTAAATGATTATGAGAATGATAATGATCATCCAATTAATATGAAAGATTATTCTATGAATATGGAATACGTTTCATCGGACTCGCAAGATATGGAAGAAGATTATGAAACAGAATCACAACCAAGAAATTCCTTCGCCGATGGAACCAATTTCTATTGTGATCAAACATTCACCGACAAGAAAGAGCTAAAAATGTTACTAGATGGAGCATCGATGAGGCAGTTACTAGATGGAGCATCGATGAGGcagtcttttaattattttacgaAGAAGAGCTGCACCAAATTATTGAAGGTGAAATGTGTATCTCGTGGTTGCAGCTGGTTGTTGCGGGCAATAAAGTACGAATCCTTGAACAaattttgcatatacaagtatgttaGGTTTCACACGTGCGATGTTGAACACGCCACGAACAGATATAATAAAATCTCATCCGAGATGATTGCTTTACTATGCGTAAATCATTTTCATGATGGTAAGGgtcaagcataagagaaattcagaGGATTGTGTTTAGGGAGATGCTTGTTCATTGAATACAATTATAGACTGTCTTAATTAAATTCATGAAGAGTAAAAATTATGTGATTATAAATCTAGATCACATATATATTCTATCGTAGATAAGAAAATCAATCAACGCTACACCAGATAATATTTTATGCACTATTATCGATCTTAGACACTGTCACTCCTCAATCAAAAATATAGATCAATGTAAATCATATGAATCGATGAATCATCAGTAGCTTAtagtttaaaagaaaataattaaataaaaaagtttaaaaacataatcacatgatttgagggtggtgaaagaaaataattaaattaaaaaaaagtttaaatacaTAATCACTTGAACTGTTAGTTAAATAAACAACcttgaactgttggtgacacttaatagactgttATCGATGCTGACCCATGTCAATCccatgtaaaaaatatacttgtgctttgagggtccatcgattcatGTGGCCTATCACAGACCTACACTGTAGGTTGTGCATCGATTACTCTCTTGATCATTCGTAGATCACATAGATCTATGTACATGGTTATAGACTCTCACTTGaatgttgtttaaaaataaataattaaataaaaaataaataaattatgagtttctacacatatgaaggagtttAAACACGTCACATGATCTTGTTAAAACTTATACAAATTGGGGGTGATGATTGATGGATTATGTGgatggatagtggttgaacaatcaacatcctcaaagtaatatttgtcaaagcacaagatgttttgaggatgttgattgtatttgatgactacccATCTATATACGCTTTTGATTTGGAGGTGGTCATtgaaggagtgtgtggatgggtagacATCCAATATAACCAACATCTtcaaacatacttgtgctttgacaaacattactcttagaaTATTGTTTGTTCAATCACTATCCTTCCATACACACCTTAATTCACCACCTCTGATTTGTATAAGCTTTAATATgattatgtttcttgtttaaacTCACTCATATGTGTAGAATTtcatactatatttatttttaatttatttattcatttttaaacaatatGTTTGTAAGGGTCTATAATCATGTACATACATCAACAAGATCTACCAATGATCCAGGGATCAATCGATGCACTACCTACAATGTAAGTCTATGATAGACTAATTGAATCGATAGACTC contains:
- the LOC107861657 gene encoding uncharacterized protein LOC107861657, with protein sequence MRSNGEDMLDRKIVEKALRTLTDKFTYVVVSIEESKDTDNMSIDELQSSLVVHEQKFHRPRNDDEEQALKVEGHSGTNNIERAPYRRRGRGRERGRTTFNKVTVECHKFHDLGHFQYECPKLYKEVNYAEEEEEEELLLMAYIEQHEAKRSDSWFLNFGCSNHICGNQGLFLSLDTTFSHTVKLGNNTRIKVIAKEIVKLFLQRICYSVGDVYRVPELTNNLLSNGQLQEKGLAVLFKDGVFSVYHPQRGNMAKSIMSSNRMFICLLSTYPQILHQDVSKLIIWIIQLYGTTVMAILVTKACAP